One Nocardioides dongkuii genomic window, TGGGACCACGGCTGGCGCGCGCAGCGGATCCGCGAGCGCCTCGAGGACGCCGGACCGCTGACGGTCGCGGACATGCAGGACCTCCAGCTCGACGCGGACCACCCCCTCGCGGCCGCGCTCACGCCGTACCTGCTCGACGTGGAGCTGCCCGAGGGCTACTGGTCCGGCGGCCAGGAGCTGCTCCGCGACTGGGACCTCCAGCAGACCGCGGGCAGCGGCGCGGCGGCGTACTACAACGTCGTGTGGCGCAACCTGCTCGCCCTCACCTTCCACGACGAGCTGCCCGAGGAGCTGTGGCCGAACGGCGGCTCGCGCTGGTACGCCGTGGTCGCGCGGCTGCTCGAGGAGCCCACCGACCCGTGGTGGGACGACGTGACCACCGAGACCACGGTGGAGACCCGCAGCGACGTGCTCGAGCAGGCGATGCGCGACGCCCGCGACGAGCTGACCCGGCGGCAGGCCCGGGACCCGCGGGGCTGGGACTGGGGCCACCTGCACCGACTCGACCTGCGCTCCTCGACCCTCGGGGAGTCCGGGATCGGCCCGGTCGAGTGGCTCGTGAACCGCGGCGGCTGGGAGGTCGGCGGCGGCAGCGGCACCGTCGACGCCACCGGCTGGGACGCCGCGGAGGGGTACGCCGTGACCACCGCCCCCTCGATGCGGATGGTCGTCTCGCTCGGCGACCTGGACGCGTCCCGGTGGATCAACCTCACCGGCGTCTCCGGCCACCCCGCCAGCGACCACTACACCGACCAGACCGACCTGTGGGCCCGCGGCGACTCGCTCGCCTGGCCGTTCACGCAGCCGGCGGTCGAGGACGCCGCCCAGCACGTGCTGACCCTGGTGCCAGGGGCCGACCCCGACGCCGGCGGTGGTTGAGCGTCGGGCCTACGCCGGTGGTTGAGCGTGTCGAAACCCCCGCAGCGGACGAGCAGCGGTGGTCGCCGTCGTGCGTCGGCTCACCGGGTTTCGACACGCTCACCCGCTAGCGCGGCTTCGCTGCTCAACCTCCGGGGGTGAACCGCCGGACCCCGACGGCGGTGGTTGAGCAGCGAGGAGCGCCAGCGACGAGCGTGTCGAAACCCCCGCAGTGGACGAGCAGCGGTGGTTGCCGTCGTGCGTCGGCTCGCTGGGTTTCGACACGCTCACCCGCTAGCGCGGCTTCGCTGCTCAACCTCCGAGGGTGAACCGCCGGACCCCGACGGCGGTGGTTGAGCAGCGAGGAGCGCCAGCGACGAGCGTGTCGAAACCCCCGCAGCGGACGAGCAGCGGTGGTCGCCGTCGTACGTCGGCTCACTGGGTTTCGACACGCTCACCCGCTAGCGCGGCTTCGCTGCTCAACCTCCGGGGGTGAACCGCCGGACCCCGACGGCGGTGGTTGAGCAGCGAGGAGCGCCAGCGACGAGCGTGTCGAAACCCCCGCAGCGGACGAGCAGCGGTGGTCGCCGTCGTACGTCGGCTCGCTGGGTTTCGACACGCCCACCCGCTAGCGCGGCTTCGCTGCTCAACCTCCGGGGGTGAACCGCCGGATCCCCGCCGGGCTGGCGGCGGCGGTGACCGGGCGGTCGTGCGGCTCGACCGGCACCTCGAGCCCGACCTCCTCGTCGTGCAGCAGCACGCAGGTGAAGGTGCCGACCGGCACCCGGGCGAGCGCCCGGTCGTAGGAGCCGCCGCCGCGGCCGAGTCGGAGCCCGGTGGGGGAGACGGCGAGGCCGGGGACCAGGACGGCGTCCGCGGTGGCGACGGCGTCCACGCCGAGCCGGTCGACGGGCTCGAGCAGGCCGCGGCGCGCCGGCGCGAGGGACCGGTCGCCGCGGTAGGTGCCCCAGTCGAGGTCGCCGTCGGGCAGCAGCACCGGCAGCAGCACCCGCTTCCCCTCGTCCAGGAGCGCGCGCAGCAGCACCCCCGTCCCCGGCTCCGTGCCGATCGAGACGTACGCCGCCACGGTGGCCGCCCGGCGTACCTCCGGCGCGGTGAGCAGGTGCGTGGCGATCGCGCGACCCACCTCGCCGACCTCGAGCAGCGGTCGCCGACCGCGCGCGGTGAGCAGCTGGTCGCGCATCGCGAGCTTCGCCGCGTGCCGTCCGGGGGCGTTCACCTGCTGGTCACCTCGCCGTCGGTTGCCGGTCCGCCACCCCGCGAGCCTACGATCGGCACCATGGGTAGCCCAGGCCTGAAGAAGGCGCGCGACAAGATGGTCGCTGCCGGGGTGGACGAGGTCGCGATCGACACCTTCGCGCACTACTACCGGCTCCTCGAGCACGGCGAGACCGGCATGATCCCGGAGTCCACGATCGACCCGGTCGACATGGAGGCGCTCGCCGACGTCGAGGTCCCCGAGGACGTCGCCCGCGAGGCGCTGCAGGGCACCGCGGTGATCAAGCTGAACGGCGGCCTGGGCACCTCGATGGGCATGCATCGCGCGAAGTCGCTGCTGTGCGTGCGGCGCGGGCTGTCCTTCCTCGACATCATCGCCCGCCAGGTGCTGCACCTGCGCGAGCAGCACGGCGCCACCCTGCCGCTGATCTTCATGAACTCCTTCCGCACCTCCGCCGACACGATGGCGGCGCTGGCGCGGTACGAGACGCTGCCGGTCGAGG contains:
- a CDS encoding 5-formyltetrahydrofolate cyclo-ligase → MNAPGRHAAKLAMRDQLLTARGRRPLLEVGEVGRAIATHLLTAPEVRRAATVAAYVSIGTEPGTGVLLRALLDEGKRVLLPVLLPDGDLDWGTYRGDRSLAPARRGLLEPVDRLGVDAVATADAVLVPGLAVSPTGLRLGRGGGSYDRALARVPVGTFTCVLLHDEEVGLEVPVEPHDRPVTAAASPAGIRRFTPGG